One Planctomycetia bacterium genomic window carries:
- a CDS encoding DUF4190 domain-containing protein, with amino-acid sequence MSVITDESRDLEPVAATVVPDRIDDFSEPYRALSASAVVSCVLGLLSILAFADFWLGLIPLLAIVTGVLAWRKIARSPEEYTGLRLAQSGVTLGALLWTGGASWLSYVYATEVPDGYERITYRMLQPGDNDVAGAVPAQAESLDGKRVFIKGYIYPPPGSPPYVTRFLLVRDKGDCCFGGNPKITDRILVDIAPPGRLEFNQSLRKLAGTFRLQPSEAVDAEGGVLYRLEADYAK; translated from the coding sequence ATGAGCGTCATCACCGATGAATCTCGCGATTTGGAACCCGTTGCAGCGACGGTCGTGCCCGATCGAATCGACGACTTCTCCGAGCCTTATCGCGCACTGAGCGCTTCGGCCGTGGTTTCGTGCGTGCTGGGTCTGCTCTCGATTCTGGCCTTCGCCGATTTCTGGCTGGGGCTGATTCCGCTGCTGGCGATCGTGACCGGCGTGCTCGCCTGGCGAAAGATCGCGCGGTCGCCCGAAGAGTACACGGGGCTGAGACTCGCCCAATCCGGTGTGACGTTGGGCGCCCTGCTCTGGACCGGCGGCGCCTCGTGGTTGTCCTACGTTTACGCCACGGAAGTGCCGGACGGGTACGAGCGCATTACCTACCGGATGCTTCAACCGGGCGACAACGACGTCGCAGGCGCGGTGCCCGCGCAGGCCGAATCGCTCGACGGCAAACGGGTGTTCATCAAGGGCTATATCTACCCTCCCCCCGGCTCGCCGCCCTACGTGACCCGATTCCTGCTGGTCCGCGACAAAGGCGATTGCTGCTTCGGCGGCAATCCGAAAATCACGGATCGGATCTTGGTCGATATTGCTCCGCCCGGTAGGCTGGAGTTCAATCAATCGCTGCGCAAGCTGGCCGGCACGTTCCGGCTGCAACCCTCCGAAGCCGTCGACGCCGAGGGGGGCGTGTTGTATCGCCTGGAAGCGGACTATGCGAAATGA
- a CDS encoding ABC transporter permease, giving the protein MSIWKIAWRSIQQRALSSFLTALSMALGVALIVAVLVIHGVVAQSFNRNAAGYDMIVTAKGGALQAVLNTVFHLSKPVENLPYTYYEEFLNTPEHKGKYAKYVGLAIPYCLGDNYEGYRVVGTTIDMFDKLEYAPGTKYAFSAGRNFKADAYFEGVVGATVARKTGLKVGDTFAPTHGVTESEDAHTHDHDPFKVVGILAPTGTPNDRALFVNMEGFFLLEGHALDPPSEAAAHSHDEHNHAHEGEQAHEPSSTVAHEHAAEDAHAHDEAAHDHAHDAAAPATEAAHDHDHAAPAANAQTHDDHAHDAHGHDAHDHAHAHAPLPKSQREVTAILIRSANVTAPLFLSKAVNKSPFGQVVQPQMEIARLFDGLVGNIEMLLVGLATLVVIVAGIGIMVSMYNSMSDRRREIGIMRALGAPRRTIVRVILVESLLLAVGGGVAGFLLGHGLIAAMSPWILDQTGVQIGWFAMAAPIDLAPWLGTFGEGRKLPIPTELMLIGGLALLAQLVGILPAVAAYRTDVGKALSSSP; this is encoded by the coding sequence ATGAGCATCTGGAAGATCGCCTGGCGTAGCATTCAACAACGCGCACTGTCGTCGTTTCTCACGGCCCTGTCGATGGCCCTGGGCGTCGCGCTGATCGTCGCGGTGCTGGTCATTCACGGCGTAGTGGCGCAATCGTTCAACCGCAACGCCGCCGGCTACGACATGATCGTCACGGCCAAAGGCGGCGCGCTGCAGGCAGTGTTGAACACTGTCTTTCACCTCAGCAAGCCGGTCGAAAACCTGCCGTACACGTACTACGAGGAATTCCTCAACACGCCCGAACACAAAGGGAAGTATGCCAAGTACGTCGGGCTCGCGATTCCGTATTGCCTCGGTGACAACTACGAGGGTTACCGCGTCGTCGGCACGACGATCGACATGTTCGACAAGCTGGAGTACGCCCCTGGGACGAAGTACGCTTTTAGCGCCGGCCGCAACTTCAAAGCAGACGCCTATTTCGAAGGCGTCGTCGGCGCCACGGTCGCGCGTAAGACGGGTCTCAAAGTCGGCGACACGTTCGCCCCGACGCACGGCGTCACGGAATCAGAAGACGCCCACACACACGACCACGACCCGTTCAAAGTCGTCGGCATTTTGGCGCCCACCGGTACGCCCAACGACCGGGCGCTGTTCGTGAACATGGAGGGCTTCTTCCTGCTGGAAGGGCACGCCCTCGACCCGCCGTCGGAAGCCGCCGCGCACTCGCATGACGAACACAACCACGCGCATGAAGGCGAGCAAGCTCACGAGCCGTCCTCGACAGTGGCGCACGAACATGCCGCCGAAGACGCCCATGCGCATGACGAAGCTGCGCATGACCACGCTCATGACGCCGCGGCCCCTGCGACGGAGGCCGCTCACGATCACGATCACGCCGCCCCCGCCGCGAATGCTCAGACCCATGACGATCATGCGCATGACGCGCACGGTCACGATGCGCACGACCATGCCCACGCGCATGCCCCGTTGCCGAAGAGTCAACGCGAGGTGACGGCGATCCTGATTCGCTCGGCCAATGTGACCGCGCCGTTGTTTCTGTCGAAGGCGGTCAACAAATCGCCGTTCGGCCAGGTCGTTCAGCCACAAATGGAAATCGCCCGACTGTTCGACGGACTGGTCGGCAATATCGAAATGTTGCTAGTCGGCCTGGCCACGCTCGTCGTGATCGTGGCCGGCATCGGCATCATGGTCAGCATGTACAACTCGATGAGCGACCGCCGCCGCGAGATTGGCATCATGCGGGCGCTTGGCGCGCCCCGTCGCACGATTGTGCGGGTCATCCTGGTTGAATCGCTGTTACTGGCCGTCGGCGGCGGCGTGGCGGGCTTTCTGCTCGGACACGGCCTGATCGCCGCGATGAGCCCATGGATTTTGGACCAGACCGGCGTACAGATCGGCTGGTTCGCGATGGCCGCGCCGATTGACCTGGCCCCCTGGCTCGGTACGTTCGGGGAAGGCCGCAAACTGCCGATCCCGACAGAATTAATGTTGATCGGCGGCCTCGCCCTGCTGGCCCAATTGGTGGGGATTCTGCCCGCCGTTGCGGCCTATCGGACCGACGTCGGCAAAGCGCTCAGCAGCTCGCCGTAA
- a CDS encoding DUF3299 domain-containing protein, with the protein MNVARSAKWLLCCTLGCGAATMLLRATPATAAETSSEEEVLKRRQGFPDDKKPRELTFDSIKFEMVRNAEFRRSLVTEEIEKLDGKRIKIRGFMLPSFQQEGITQFVLVRDNLECCFGPGAMLFDCLIVDMNEGKSATYSIRPVTVEGIFTIEELADEDGMTLAIYHLQAVQVK; encoded by the coding sequence ATGAACGTCGCCCGTAGCGCGAAATGGCTGTTGTGCTGCACGCTGGGCTGCGGTGCGGCTACGATGTTGCTGCGTGCCACGCCAGCGACGGCAGCGGAAACATCGAGTGAGGAAGAAGTCCTCAAACGTCGCCAAGGCTTTCCGGACGACAAGAAGCCGCGCGAGCTGACGTTTGATAGCATCAAGTTCGAGATGGTCCGCAACGCGGAATTCCGCCGCAGCCTGGTGACCGAGGAAATCGAAAAGCTAGACGGCAAGCGGATCAAAATTCGCGGCTTTATGCTGCCCAGCTTTCAGCAGGAAGGCATCACGCAGTTCGTGCTGGTACGCGACAACCTGGAATGCTGCTTCGGCCCCGGCGCGATGCTGTTCGATTGTCTGATCGTCGACATGAACGAAGGCAAGTCCGCCACCTACTCGATTCGCCCCGTCACCGTGGAAGGCATCTTCACGATTGAAGAGCTCGCCGACGAAGACGGTATGACCTTGGCGATCTATCACTTGCAAGCCGTCCAAGTCAAGTGA
- a CDS encoding beta-ketoacyl-[acyl-carrier-protein] synthase family protein, producing the protein MSPAMVAELSDHERVVITGVGLTAPNGDTLRDFRTALLEGRSGVRKYDIRYVGETLAGVCEFNEQKYQTRKDRRRGTRAASVAIFSTNEAIVDAGLDWPNVDKSRVGIYIGVTEHGNVETENEIFELKGFDYDTKFWSHHHNPRTVANNPAGEVSLNLGITGPHYTIGAACAAGNAGLIQGVQMLRLRECDVALSGGVSESIHTFGIFASFKSQGALATHEDPTKASRPFDRGRNGIVVAEGGCMYVLERLADAKARGAKIYGEIAGYAMNSDANDFVLPHPERQAECMELALKRAGISADEIDIVSTHATGTSSGDIQECLALRRVFGDKQVLFNNAKSFIGHAMGAAGALELAGNLPAFEDGMCHATINVEDLDPECALDGLVLNEPREARQPRYILNNSFGMLGINSVLIVKKV; encoded by the coding sequence ATGTCGCCAGCCATGGTCGCCGAATTGTCGGATCACGAGCGCGTAGTCATTACCGGCGTGGGACTTACCGCGCCGAATGGCGATACGCTGCGCGACTTCCGCACCGCTCTCTTGGAGGGGCGCTCCGGCGTCCGGAAGTACGACATCCGCTACGTCGGCGAGACCCTGGCCGGGGTCTGCGAGTTCAACGAGCAGAAATACCAGACTCGCAAGGATCGCCGCCGCGGGACGCGGGCCGCGAGCGTGGCGATTTTTTCCACCAACGAGGCGATCGTCGACGCTGGGCTGGATTGGCCGAACGTCGACAAATCCCGGGTCGGCATCTACATCGGCGTCACCGAACACGGCAACGTCGAGACCGAGAACGAGATTTTCGAGCTCAAAGGCTTCGACTACGACACCAAATTCTGGTCGCACCACCACAATCCTCGCACCGTGGCGAACAACCCAGCCGGCGAAGTCTCCCTCAACCTAGGGATCACCGGGCCGCACTACACGATCGGCGCCGCCTGTGCGGCCGGGAACGCCGGGCTGATCCAGGGCGTGCAAATGCTCCGGCTGCGCGAATGCGACGTGGCCCTCAGCGGCGGCGTGTCGGAGAGCATCCACACGTTCGGCATCTTCGCCAGTTTCAAGAGCCAAGGCGCTCTGGCGACGCATGAGGACCCCACCAAGGCGTCGCGTCCCTTCGACCGCGGCCGGAATGGCATTGTTGTCGCCGAAGGGGGCTGCATGTACGTTCTGGAACGGCTGGCCGACGCAAAGGCCCGCGGGGCAAAGATTTACGGCGAAATCGCGGGCTACGCCATGAACAGCGACGCCAACGATTTCGTGTTGCCGCATCCCGAACGCCAGGCCGAGTGCATGGAACTGGCGCTCAAACGGGCCGGCATCAGCGCCGACGAGATCGACATCGTCAGCACGCACGCCACCGGAACTTCGAGCGGCGATATCCAGGAATGCCTGGCGTTACGCCGGGTGTTCGGCGACAAGCAAGTGCTATTCAACAACGCCAAAAGCTTCATCGGCCACGCCATGGGCGCCGCCGGGGCGCTGGAACTGGCCGGCAATTTGCCAGCGTTCGAGGACGGCATGTGCCACGCCACGATCAACGTCGAGGACCTCGACCCAGAGTGCGCGCTGGACGGATTGGTGCTGAACGAGCCGCGCGAGGCTCGCCAACCCCGCTATATTCTGAATAACTCCTTCGGGATGCTCGGCATCAACTCGGTGCTGATCGTCAAGAAGGTTTGA
- a CDS encoding ABC transporter ATP-binding protein gives MLLLTDVKKSFTEPGGGRLPILDVPRFAVGEGEQLALVGQSGCGKTTLLHVIAGITRPDSGQVQIGGRDIAQLPEAGRDQFRAQHIGYVFQTFNLLPGFSALENVLLGMSFGRGRADRERAKQLLERVGLGARLSHKPSMLSVGEQQRVSVARALANRPKLLLADEPTASVDSGHQKQIIDLIRDTCREQKVALVVVTHSPEVAGQFERVEHLEQLNRAVAQS, from the coding sequence ATGTTGTTGCTGACAGACGTGAAGAAATCGTTTACCGAGCCAGGCGGCGGCCGGCTGCCGATCCTCGACGTGCCCCGCTTCGCCGTCGGTGAAGGGGAGCAATTGGCCCTCGTCGGCCAGAGCGGCTGCGGCAAAACCACGCTGCTGCATGTGATCGCCGGCATCACGCGACCCGACTCGGGGCAGGTGCAAATCGGCGGCCGGGATATCGCCCAACTGCCGGAAGCCGGACGCGATCAATTTCGCGCGCAGCACATCGGCTACGTCTTCCAGACGTTCAACTTGTTGCCCGGCTTCTCGGCGCTGGAAAACGTGCTGCTCGGCATGAGCTTCGGCCGTGGGCGGGCCGACCGTGAACGTGCAAAGCAACTTTTGGAACGTGTCGGCCTCGGCGCGCGGCTCTCCCATAAACCGTCGATGCTTTCGGTCGGCGAACAGCAACGGGTCTCGGTCGCCCGGGCATTGGCGAATCGCCCCAAGCTGCTCCTGGCCGACGAGCCGACCGCCAGCGTCGATTCCGGACATCAAAAACAGATTATCGACCTGATTCGCGACACCTGCCGCGAGCAGAAAGTCGCGTTAGTCGTCGTCACGCACAGCCCCGAAGTGGCGGGCCAGTTCGAGCGCGTCGAACATTTGGAACAACTGAACCGGGCGGTGGCGCAGTCATGA
- a CDS encoding acyl carrier protein translates to MTSGEIRETVLDILANIAPDEDLSELKDEVSFREQLELDSMDFLDIVMELRKRHRIQIPEDDYVELASMQSTVKYLEPLMKDLQKA, encoded by the coding sequence ATGACGTCGGGGGAAATTCGTGAAACGGTGTTGGACATCCTGGCGAACATCGCCCCGGACGAGGACTTGAGCGAGCTCAAGGACGAAGTCTCGTTCCGCGAGCAATTGGAACTCGACAGCATGGATTTCCTGGACATCGTGATGGAGCTGCGCAAGCGCCACCGGATCCAAATCCCGGAAGACGACTACGTCGAACTGGCCTCGATGCAAAGCACGGTCAAATACCTGGAACCGCTGATGAAGGACCTGCAGAAGGCCTAG
- a CDS encoding ADP-ribosylation factor-directed GTPase activating protein isoform b: MRLRSAFRLALASAAASAALMLTSGCGSDVTAPPKAAAPTTQASSVTPKPSANADDVLRDRLDAAITAAGKRKLKYGEGQGNAAWQVIHGVLAYGPDLILDYNGADVPALDHVLSGGTLTGWNLRPGEKGVIALVEQGSKTGQGHKDQWLGYLSACNIAADHPVKVGGKDYKFIDLATQAQWECEEGQEFGWTLSGLLPFVPLDAKWQSKDGQEWTFERMIELEAKADLAGASCGGTHSAIGVANVLNQYLAEGGQLTGGWTAANDRVQFCVQKAKEHQQQDGSFSTGFFNRSATVPEISGVIHANGHTLEFLCWALTDAQLNEPWVGRAVDNLLGQLEVTKDVPVECGALYHAARGLQLYRGRRFGFAQENVAKPAASESVESASAGQSSR; the protein is encoded by the coding sequence ATGCGATTGCGCTCGGCGTTTCGACTCGCTCTGGCTTCGGCCGCCGCTTCGGCCGCTTTGATGCTGACCTCGGGCTGTGGTTCCGACGTGACCGCGCCGCCGAAGGCCGCCGCACCGACGACGCAGGCTTCGAGCGTGACGCCGAAGCCATCGGCCAATGCGGACGACGTGCTGCGGGACCGGCTCGACGCCGCCATCACGGCCGCCGGGAAGCGGAAGCTCAAATATGGCGAAGGGCAGGGGAACGCCGCCTGGCAGGTCATTCACGGCGTGCTGGCCTACGGCCCGGATTTGATCCTGGACTACAACGGCGCCGACGTGCCGGCGCTGGATCATGTGCTGTCCGGCGGGACGCTGACGGGTTGGAACCTGCGTCCGGGCGAAAAGGGGGTCATCGCGCTCGTCGAGCAAGGCTCAAAGACCGGTCAGGGTCATAAGGACCAGTGGCTCGGTTACCTCTCGGCCTGCAACATCGCGGCCGATCACCCGGTGAAGGTCGGCGGCAAGGACTACAAGTTCATCGACCTGGCCACGCAGGCTCAATGGGAATGCGAGGAAGGGCAGGAATTCGGCTGGACCCTCTCCGGCCTGCTGCCGTTTGTGCCGCTCGACGCCAAATGGCAAAGCAAAGACGGCCAGGAATGGACGTTCGAGCGGATGATCGAGCTGGAGGCCAAGGCCGACCTGGCCGGCGCGAGCTGCGGCGGCACGCACAGCGCAATCGGCGTGGCGAACGTGTTGAACCAGTATCTGGCCGAAGGAGGCCAACTCACCGGCGGGTGGACGGCGGCCAACGATCGCGTGCAATTCTGCGTGCAAAAGGCCAAGGAACACCAGCAGCAGGACGGTTCGTTCTCAACCGGCTTCTTCAATCGCTCGGCCACGGTCCCGGAGATCTCCGGCGTCATCCACGCCAACGGCCACACGCTGGAATTCCTCTGCTGGGCGCTGACGGACGCACAATTGAACGAGCCCTGGGTCGGCCGCGCCGTGGATAATTTGTTAGGCCAACTGGAAGTCACGAAGGACGTGCCGGTGGAATGTGGGGCGCTCTACCACGCGGCGCGCGGGCTGCAACTTTATCGCGGCCGCCGCTTCGGCTTCGCGCAAGAAAACGTGGCGAAACCGGCGGCGTCAGAGTCGGTGGAATCCGCGAGCGCGGGACAGTCATCGCGATAA